TTCCCGACGAGTTATTCGGGATTACTCCGAACTATGAAGTAATTGCCGAAGCCGTTCGTATGTATATGGCGAATTTACGTAGGGGAACAGCATCAACCTTAAGACGCGGTGAAGTGAGTGGTGGCGGTAAAAAACCATGGCCTCAAAAACACACGGGATGGGCACGTTCAGGTTCAAACAGGTCACCTGTATGGAGAGGCGGCGGCACGGTATTTGGTCCACATCCAAGAAGTTATTATTATCGTTTGCCAAAGAAAAAACTAGCTCTTGCATTTCGTTCTGCATTATCTCATAAAGCCAAAGATAACAAAATATTGTTGGTTGATAAGTTTGAATTGCAGGAAGCAAAGACAAGATTATTCGTAGAAGCGTTAAAGAGTTTAAGTATGGACATTAAAAAATCCGCACTTTTTATAGTAACGGAAAAAGATACGAATTTCTGCAGAGCAGGACAGAATATTGAAAAGATTAAATTCAAAAATCTAAAATCTCTGAATACGCTGGATATTGTAAATTCAAATACGGTAGTATTTTCCTTAAATACCCTGCATTCTCTGCTTGAGAGTCATTCCCCTAAAGATGCTTAGTTAGGTTTTCTAAGCAATCTATTATTTAAACTCACTTGATTTATTAATTCACCTAAAAAGCTTGACTTTTTAATACAATAATGTAATTCCTACATATATGAAGATTAACATCCCCGAACTTACCCAGTTTATCCCAGTATTGATGTCAACTCTCTCCGAAACAACATCAAAAACCAATAGGGGAGAGGCTTCAACAAAAGACATCTCCAAGAAAGAAATATATCTGGTTGGAGGAGCAATACGAGACAGCATAGTCAATAGTGAACAATCAATAGTTAATAGCAAAAAAACAACAAATAAACAGACAATACCTACCATAAAAGACTTCGATTTCGCTCTAAACGGCTCAGCCATAAGCTTTGCAAAACGATTTGCTAAAAAAATTAACGGTAGTTTCGTTATTTTAGATAAAGACATTGACGAAGTAAGGGTAGTATACAAAAATGGCCATAATGAGCTTATTTTTGATTTCTGCGGTATAACCTCAATAAACACAGACCTTTTGAGGCGAGATTTCACTATAAATGCTATTTCGGCAAAATTACCAGATATGGAAGTACTCGATATTTTTAATAGTGTAAAAGACATCCATCAAAAAACCATAAGAATTATTTCCGAGCAAAATATAAAAGATGACCCCCTGAGAATATTGAGGGCATTTAGACTAAAATCAACCATGGACTTCAATATTTCCCCGAAAACCACTCCAATATTGATAAAACACAGAAAATTACTCAAAAATATCGCAGGCGAAAGAATAAAACAGGAACTTTTTAGCATCCTAAATTCCCAAAAAGCATACGAAACACTGCGCTTTATGGCAAAAAAAGAAATTTTACAGGTCATAATCCCGGAACTAAAGAAATTGACAACCACTCCCCAATACAAACCGACAGGAAATTTATTAGACCACTCACTTTTAACCATAAAAAAAATCGACATAGCAACCCACGATTTTCAAAAATATGCCTTTAACAAAATACATATACTTAAATTTGCTGGATTACTTCACGATATTGGTAAGCCATATTGTTATAGTAAGGATAAATTAAATAGGGTGCATTTTTATGGTCACGAGAGAAAAGGTGTGCGGTTACTTGAGGGTATCCGTGAAAGATTAAAGTTGAGCAACTCTGATTTTCGGAGTTTGTCTAATCTTATTGAGTTTCATATGAGGCCTCATTTGTTAGGGGAAGAGAAAATGCCGACAAACAAAGCCATATTAAGGTTTATAAGGGATGGGGGGGGGGATTCTATTTTGATATTGCTGTTGGCTTATGCGGATGCAATGGCATCCGGTAATAGGGGTAGGGCAGGGCTGTTAAGATTAATCGACAGGAGTATAGAGATATGGGAAAGAATGCAACAGCCTAAGTTCAAAAGATTATTAACCGGTAACGATTTAATCAGGATGGGGTATAAGCCGGGACCTTTATTCAAAAAGATTTTACAGACCATAGAAGAGGAACAAATAGGCAATGAATTATCTACACGTAAACAGGCAATAGATTTTGTTAGAAAAAACTGGAGGCAAAAATGACAGAAATTAAAACTACCTTTATAAAAGATATGGAGTTTGTTGCTATGACTAGTTCCGGGAATAAGGTAGTTATGGATACATTAAAAGAAAATGGGGCAGGGGCAACGCCAATGGAACTATTGCTTGCCGCCCTGACAGGATGTACCGGCATGGATATTGTTTCCATATTAAAGAAGATGCAGCTTGAATTCAGTAAATTTGAAATAGTAGTCCAGGGAGAAAAATCAGAAGAGCACCCCAAGATATACAAAAAGATAAGACTCATATACAAGCTGTATGGAGATTTGCCCCCGGACAAAGTAAAGAATGCAATAGACTTATCGATTGATAAGTACTGCTCGGTTTCGAACATGTTAAAATCGGTAGCGGAGATAACTTATGAATACCAAATATTGGATAGTGAGCAGTAGATAGCAAAAGAACACCTCCTTGCATACCTAAAACTTCCTATCTACAGGAGAAAATTGCCCCTTTTTTGAACCAGCAAAACACAATCAATATTCAAATCTCCTTATTTCAAAATAATAATTATATAAAAATAGTAAACAAAAACTGTCGAATAGAAAGAGAAAAGAAATTTAAAAGAATACCTACGGATAAATTTAAAACATTTTAAGCAAGTTTGTCACAAAACTTGCTTTTCTTTTAAATCAAAAATGAAAAACTTTCTAAGAGAAAAATATCGAAGTTTTCCAACTCTTTCAATTCTTTCAAAAAAGGAGGTTTTTTATACACCTAAATACACACAAATTATACCTATTTTTTTTAAAATGGGGGAGGATTAAGACAAAACCTACTCCACGTTGTCTCAATCCACACACCTAATAAACATTAGTATTTTCAGTTGGTTTACATAAGGTTTATTATCAGAAGGTGGTTTTATAAGGTGTATTGTGAATTTGGGAAGTTTTTGTTAAGGGTTGTGGTTAGTGTGTTTATGCGTTCTGTGTTGCCAAGAAGCTTGTAGCATTTGATGGCGTTGGATATGGCCTTTGGAGTTAGTAATGATTTCGGGTATTTAGAGTTGAATTCTTCGTATTTTTGTGCAGCTTTCAAATTATCACCAGTTTGGAGATAGGAATCCGCGATTCCGAGTTGAGAAGATTGGATAAGTAATTCATCTTTTCCTTTTTTAATGTAAGTTTCGTAAGCTTCCTGTGATTCTTTATATTTTCCTTCAAGGTAATAGATGTTTGCCAACCAGTAACCGGCATTTATTCCATATTGTGTTTTGCCATATAACTTAGATATGTCTTCAAAATTTGTTAATGCGCCTTCGATATTTCCTTTGTTATATTCAATAAGAGCAGTAGTATATGCTTCTTTTGCCCTGTTGTTTTTGGTTTGTCCCGTCCAGTAGAAATAGACTCCTACTGCTACAACAATTACTGCCCCAATTATTATATACTGTGCAGCGTTTTTGTGTTTATACATCCATTTTGCAAACATCATTCCTTCTTCTACAAACTTGTCCTTTTTTAAGTCCTTCTTTGTTATTTTTCTATGATCTTTTGCCATTTTTGTCTATGTCCTTTGCATAAAGCATTATCTTGGAGTTTGCACCCCGGTTTTCTCTTTTTAATTCATAAACCAAATCTATGTACTCCCCGGTTCCCATTAACATTTCCTTCAATCCAAAACCTATCACCTCCCCCATTTTATTATCGCCTCTAACCTTAAATTTTATATGGTTATTACCAACAATTCTCGGATATCCTATCACCTGAAGTCCAGTACTTACAAACATCGGTTTCGAATTTCCACATCCAAAAGGTTCTATCTTTTCTAATTCATTAACCAATTTTTCACTTATAGATTGGATACTTAACTTCTTATCTATTATAATCTTAGGTATCAAATCTTTTACTAAAACTTTAATGTTAGTTCTTTCTATTATTCTATCTTTAAGAAGGGGAATATTTTCTTTTTTTATGGTAAATCCTGCAGCAGCTTTATGTCCCCCAAAAGCGGAGAAAAGTTCTTTACATTTAGACAGGGCTTCATAAATATTAAATTCTGGTATTGATCTTGCCGATCCTCTGCCTATATCTCCATTTAATGCGATAAGCATTGTCGGTCTATAGAATTTATCCGCAAGTTTGGAGGCGGCGATACCTATTACTCCGGGGTGCCATCCTTCTTTTGCAATTATGATAACTTCGGAAACGTCCTTAATTTCCTGTTCTGCTTCCTGGATGATTTGTTTTTGTATTTTTTGCCTTTCGTTGTTTTCATTTTCTAATGCCTGTCCAATTTTAGATGCCTCTTCCCCATCTTGAGTCGTAAACAAATTTACGGTTTCTTTGGCATCTCCCAATCTTCCTTTTGCATTTATCCGGGGACCTAAAATAAATCCTAATTGATATGGACTCAACTTCTGACCACTGAGTCTTGTTTTTTCCATTAACTTTTGCAACCCTATATTTTTTGTCTTTGATAAAACCTTTAACCCTTCTTTTACGAATATCCTATTTTCATCTATTAAGGGAGTTACATCGCATACTGTTGCAAGGGCAACTAAGTCTAAATAATTCCACAACTCCTCTTTGTCCATTTTTGTTCTCTCGAAGATTGCCTGTCCGAGTTTAAATACTATACCGCAAGCCGACAGTTCTCTGAAAGGGTAGTTTTCAATTTTGGAATTAATCACCGCAACCGCCGGTAATATTTCTCCGGTTCCTTCATGGTGGTCAATAATGATTACGTCTTTTCCATTTTTCTGTAACAACTTAACTCTTTCCCCTGCGCCCATACCACAATCTACTGTTATTATTAAGCTTGCAGAAGATGTCATACAGTATTCAACTCCTGCTTCCGTTAATCCATATCCTTCACTTACGCGATTCGGGATATAGAAATCAGAAACAGTACCCATCTTTTTTAATATATGGTATAAAAATGCAGTTCCTGTTGTTCCGTCCACATCATAATCACCATATATAAGAATCTTCTCTTTTGCTTTAACCGCTCTTACTATTCTTTCAACTGCTCTTTCCATTTGAGTAAATAAAAATGGGTCATGAAGATTACTAAGTTCCGGATTAAGAAAACTATAAATCTCGTCGGGAGTCCTGTAATTTTTACTCATCGCCAACTCCGCAGTCGTTTTTTCTATATTCAACCTATTAGCTATATTCGTTACCTCACCAAAATCCAAATTTTCTTTCAACAACCAATTCGTTTTCATATTGATTTTCCAAATTCACAACCACAGTATGACTGCCTATAAATATCATACTGTTTTGATAAGGTAACACTTTTTTGAAATCCATTATCTTTTTTGAAGTCATACTTTAGAAAATTTATACTATACCTCTCCCCTATTTCTTGTCCGATATAGTTGATTAATTTTTCATTTTTGTGAGGAGACAGGGTAAGTGTAGTTGTAAAATTTGGCATACTTTTCTCTTTGGCTTTTTTAGCGGTAGCTTCCAGTCTGAACCTAAAGCATTCCGCGCATCTTTGCCCGCCTTCCTTTTCTTTTTCCATTCCTTTGACTGTTTTTTTCCACTCTTCCGGCTTGTATTCTTCTGTAATCAAGCCAATATCAAGTATCTTTGATAGTTTTTGAGCAGATAGCAGTCTTTTTTGGTATTCTTCTTTAGGATAAATATTTGGGTTAAAAAAGTAACCTTCTATTTCACACTGTTCTTTTTTTAATGTTTCTATTCCAACGGTAGCACAAGGGGCACAACATATATGTAATAATACTTTTTTATCCACCATATTTAGTGATTATTGGTAAAGATTAATATATCAACGAAGAATGTCAAGATATCTTTGATTTTTTGTTTTGACAAAATCTTATTTAATTGTAAGTATATTGAATCCTTTTAATAAAAATGTTATCAAATAAGTAAGGAGTCGTTTAACTTAATATGGGTACAAAAAGAGACTATTACGAAATTCTTGAGATTTCCCGTGATGCTACATCGGAACAGATAAAAGAAGCATACAAGAAATTAGCCCGCAAGTATCATCCGGATATGAACACCGAGAAGGATAAGAAAACTGCGGAAGAGAAGTTCAAAGAAGTTTCCGAAGCGTATGAAGTCCTTATCGACCCAAACAAAAAGCAAATCTATGATATGCGTGGACATGAGGGTGTAGATTCCCAATTTGGTCCCGGTGGATTTACATGGGATAATTTTACACATCAGGAAGACCTGAATGATATAGTTGGCAATCTATTCAAGGGATTTTTTGGCGGCGGGTTCGAGACTAATTCCGGAGGAGAAGACATTTTTGGCAGGCGAATGGGTAGAGGCAGAGGCGGTGTTAGAGGGCAGGATGTTCAACTAAGAGTTACATTGACCTTACAGGAAATATACAAGGGAGTAACAAAAGAAATCCGAATCAGAAGATATGAAGCATGCCCCGTATGTAAAGGATTTGGCGGAACCGGAGATAAAGTCTGCAATACGTGCAAAGGGACGGGACAAATAAGAAGAACCGTTTCTTCTATATTTGGTCAAATGGTAAACATAACGACCTGCAATGCCTGTCGTGGAAGAGGGAAAACGGTAGAAAAGATTTGTGCAGAATGTAAAGGCAAAGGGAAAACGGAAAAAATTTCAAACGTATCGGTTAAAATCCCCGCAGGTGTAAAAGAAGGAA
Above is a window of bacterium DNA encoding:
- the rplD gene encoding 50S ribosomal protein L4, which codes for MLIKVHSIQGSQVGEEKLPDELFGITPNYEVIAEAVRMYMANLRRGTASTLRRGEVSGGGKKPWPQKHTGWARSGSNRSPVWRGGGTVFGPHPRSYYYRLPKKKLALAFRSALSHKAKDNKILLVDKFELQEAKTRLFVEALKSLSMDIKKSALFIVTEKDTNFCRAGQNIEKIKFKNLKSLNTLDIVNSNTVVFSLNTLHSLLESHSPKDA
- a CDS encoding HD domain-containing protein, which encodes MKINIPELTQFIPVLMSTLSETTSKTNRGEASTKDISKKEIYLVGGAIRDSIVNSEQSIVNSKKTTNKQTIPTIKDFDFALNGSAISFAKRFAKKINGSFVILDKDIDEVRVVYKNGHNELIFDFCGITSINTDLLRRDFTINAISAKLPDMEVLDIFNSVKDIHQKTIRIISEQNIKDDPLRILRAFRLKSTMDFNISPKTTPILIKHRKLLKNIAGERIKQELFSILNSQKAYETLRFMAKKEILQVIIPELKKLTTTPQYKPTGNLLDHSLLTIKKIDIATHDFQKYAFNKIHILKFAGLLHDIGKPYCYSKDKLNRVHFYGHERKGVRLLEGIRERLKLSNSDFRSLSNLIEFHMRPHLLGEEKMPTNKAILRFIRDGGGDSILILLLAYADAMASGNRGRAGLLRLIDRSIEIWERMQQPKFKRLLTGNDLIRMGYKPGPLFKKILQTIEEEQIGNELSTRKQAIDFVRKNWRQK
- a CDS encoding OsmC family protein produces the protein MTEIKTTFIKDMEFVAMTSSGNKVVMDTLKENGAGATPMELLLAALTGCTGMDIVSILKKMQLEFSKFEIVVQGEKSEEHPKIYKKIRLIYKLYGDLPPDKVKNAIDLSIDKYCSVSNMLKSVAEITYEYQILDSEQ
- a CDS encoding tetratricopeptide repeat protein codes for the protein MAKDHRKITKKDLKKDKFVEEGMMFAKWMYKHKNAAQYIIIGAVIVVAVGVYFYWTGQTKNNRAKEAYTTALIEYNKGNIEGALTNFEDISKLYGKTQYGINAGYWLANIYYLEGKYKESQEAYETYIKKGKDELLIQSSQLGIADSYLQTGDNLKAAQKYEEFNSKYPKSLLTPKAISNAIKCYKLLGNTERINTLTTTLNKNFPNSQYTL
- the recJ gene encoding single-stranded-DNA-specific exonuclease RecJ, whose protein sequence is MKTNWLLKENLDFGEVTNIANRLNIEKTTAELAMSKNYRTPDEIYSFLNPELSNLHDPFLFTQMERAVERIVRAVKAKEKILIYGDYDVDGTTGTAFLYHILKKMGTVSDFYIPNRVSEGYGLTEAGVEYCMTSSASLIITVDCGMGAGERVKLLQKNGKDVIIIDHHEGTGEILPAVAVINSKIENYPFRELSACGIVFKLGQAIFERTKMDKEELWNYLDLVALATVCDVTPLIDENRIFVKEGLKVLSKTKNIGLQKLMEKTRLSGQKLSPYQLGFILGPRINAKGRLGDAKETVNLFTTQDGEEASKIGQALENENNERQKIQKQIIQEAEQEIKDVSEVIIIAKEGWHPGVIGIAASKLADKFYRPTMLIALNGDIGRGSARSIPEFNIYEALSKCKELFSAFGGHKAAAGFTIKKENIPLLKDRIIERTNIKVLVKDLIPKIIIDKKLSIQSISEKLVNELEKIEPFGCGNSKPMFVSTGLQVIGYPRIVGNNHIKFKVRGDNKMGEVIGFGLKEMLMGTGEYIDLVYELKRENRGANSKIMLYAKDIDKNGKRS
- a CDS encoding epoxyqueuosine reductase QueH, whose protein sequence is MVDKKVLLHICCAPCATVGIETLKKEQCEIEGYFFNPNIYPKEEYQKRLLSAQKLSKILDIGLITEEYKPEEWKKTVKGMEKEKEGGQRCAECFRFRLEATAKKAKEKSMPNFTTTLTLSPHKNEKLINYIGQEIGERYSINFLKYDFKKDNGFQKSVTLSKQYDIYRQSYCGCEFGKSI
- the dnaJ gene encoding molecular chaperone DnaJ → MGTKRDYYEILEISRDATSEQIKEAYKKLARKYHPDMNTEKDKKTAEEKFKEVSEAYEVLIDPNKKQIYDMRGHEGVDSQFGPGGFTWDNFTHQEDLNDIVGNLFKGFFGGGFETNSGGEDIFGRRMGRGRGGVRGQDVQLRVTLTLQEIYKGVTKEIRIRRYEACPVCKGFGGTGDKVCNTCKGTGQIRRTVSSIFGQMVNITTCNACRGRGKTVEKICAECKGKGKTEKISNVSVKIPAGVKEGNYIVLKGQGNAGSDGGPAGDLIVVIEETEDPVLKRDNNNLIIRVPISFPVATLGGSIEVPIIDGKVLLTIPRGTPTGKVFRLHGKGMPVLNGYGRGDELVEVYIDTPKSLSREAEQKIKELNNLI